From the Leucobacter denitrificans genome, one window contains:
- a CDS encoding SDR family NAD(P)-dependent oxidoreductase, which produces MSLSEATGMSTDFPEMRAVIAGGSSGIGFESARKLASLGTRSFALMSFNQVRLEAARDRLLTEYPDASVSAIQFDAMDPESVQTAIDKAASELGAIDTLIASISAPKFKPELLFRTPITDIPEMLLAQAVGPMLLSRAALDHMREQKSGSIITIASDAAKAATPGETVLGGAMAAIVMFTRSLALEAKRDGIRANSVTPSLLTGTPTTDRALSDGFSKKLFEKAAQLANLGVASAEDQAEIVAFLAGPASERITGQAISANGGISAF; this is translated from the coding sequence ATGAGTCTCTCTGAAGCAACGGGTATGTCCACTGATTTCCCCGAGATGAGAGCCGTTATCGCTGGCGGCAGTTCAGGAATAGGGTTTGAGAGCGCTCGGAAACTTGCCTCACTCGGCACCAGATCGTTCGCCCTCATGTCATTCAATCAAGTTCGCCTAGAGGCAGCTCGTGACCGATTGCTCACTGAATATCCAGACGCAAGCGTCTCAGCGATTCAGTTCGATGCAATGGATCCAGAATCGGTGCAGACCGCGATCGACAAAGCCGCTTCCGAGCTTGGGGCTATCGATACCCTGATCGCCTCTATATCGGCACCGAAGTTTAAGCCCGAACTGCTGTTCCGCACTCCAATCACTGACATTCCTGAGATGCTCCTCGCGCAAGCAGTCGGCCCTATGCTCCTATCCAGAGCCGCACTCGACCATATGCGCGAGCAGAAATCGGGAAGCATCATCACTATCGCTTCCGACGCAGCAAAGGCCGCAACACCCGGTGAGACAGTACTCGGCGGCGCGATGGCGGCGATCGTCATGTTCACCCGATCGCTTGCACTCGAGGCGAAACGTGACGGGATCCGTGCGAACTCCGTCACTCCATCACTCCTCACTGGCACGCCCACGACTGATCGTGCACTGTCAGATGGTTTCAGCAAGAAGCTCTTCGAGAAGGCCGCTCAGCTTGCAAATCTTGGCGTGGCGTCTGCAGAGGATCAGGCGGAGATTGTCGCCTTCCTCGCCGGTCCCGCGTCTGAACGCATAACGGGCCAGGCAATCAGCGCAAATGGCGGAATCAGCGCGTTCTGA
- a CDS encoding ABC transporter substrate-binding protein produces MAYAGHRQEGTNVPGELTHKRRIASILELDRRGFIKAGLAGAAGLTLSACTSGAGEKSITWGNWPYLLDYDPDAQTYPTLDEFIAESGISVRYLEDIDDNNTFFAKIKDQLSLNDFTGYDVITFTDWMNARIIESGSVQQFDRTNIPLVYENTIDLFKSIIPNDPNRDFSVPWDAAGCGLVWNTELVPGGVHTLDDLLAPELKGRVGLLSEWRFTMGVIMSGQGVDISGEWGDPEYERALEWLDRAISDGHIANLLGNSYTIELERDNLLASLGWSGDIAIMNAELGDRWTYEVPEFGAPFASDSLTIPNGTPEERKEWVEELANFYFDPTVAAHVAAYVGGITPVRGAQEAMEKVDPTQVENSSIFPDETIVSRLKSYRRISDEEDVKYTTSFNKLLGL; encoded by the coding sequence TTGGCCTACGCAGGCCATCGACAGGAAGGAACGAACGTGCCTGGAGAGTTGACACATAAGAGACGAATAGCGTCGATCCTTGAACTCGATCGACGAGGGTTCATCAAGGCAGGCCTCGCAGGCGCGGCCGGACTCACTTTAAGCGCATGTACCAGTGGAGCAGGTGAGAAGTCGATCACCTGGGGTAACTGGCCGTACTTGCTTGACTACGATCCTGACGCACAGACTTATCCAACTCTCGACGAGTTCATTGCGGAATCAGGGATCTCCGTTCGATACCTCGAAGACATTGATGACAACAACACATTCTTTGCAAAGATCAAGGATCAACTAAGTCTCAACGATTTCACCGGTTATGACGTCATCACCTTCACGGACTGGATGAACGCTCGAATAATCGAGTCGGGGTCGGTGCAGCAATTCGATCGCACCAATATTCCACTCGTGTACGAGAACACTATTGATCTCTTCAAAAGCATAATTCCGAATGACCCTAACCGGGACTTCTCGGTGCCTTGGGACGCCGCCGGCTGCGGGCTGGTTTGGAATACGGAACTGGTTCCTGGAGGGGTCCACACTCTCGACGATCTACTAGCTCCGGAGCTCAAAGGCCGCGTCGGGCTATTGAGCGAATGGCGGTTCACGATGGGTGTGATCATGTCAGGTCAAGGCGTGGACATTAGCGGGGAGTGGGGAGACCCGGAATACGAGCGCGCTCTCGAATGGCTTGATCGCGCTATTAGCGATGGGCACATCGCCAATCTTCTCGGAAACTCCTACACCATCGAGCTAGAGAGGGACAACTTGCTTGCCTCGCTCGGATGGTCTGGTGACATTGCGATTATGAATGCCGAACTCGGTGATAGATGGACGTACGAAGTACCCGAGTTCGGCGCACCGTTCGCCTCCGATTCGCTTACGATCCCAAATGGAACTCCGGAGGAACGTAAGGAATGGGTCGAGGAGTTAGCCAACTTCTACTTTGATCCTACTGTTGCTGCTCACGTAGCCGCATACGTCGGAGGAATCACCCCTGTACGCGGAGCCCAAGAAGCAATGGAGAAAGTTGATCCGACTCAGGTCGAGAATTCCAGCATCTTCCCCGACGAAACCATCGTAAGTAGGTTGAAGTCGTACCGCCGAATCTCCGATGAGGAAGACGTGAAATATACCACCAGCTTTAACAAGCTTCTCGGACTGTAA
- a CDS encoding amidohydrolase, with product MKLDLIITAREIITLDPARPTATSVGVIGERIVGFDEEIAGLDAERTLDYPDATVTPGLIDAHCHTPWWGLGLSAIDLSKARGLDELYALVQAEVERLGDDPHAWVHGTGFNQSHHSGEFPNIARLDELTGDRPLYLRHTSGHASITNTATLKLVGALEPGFQNPTGGVVVRDEQGHPTGVVEEAAQGLVQALLLPYATEQLVGALEAATVRYAAEGITSFSEAGVGGGWIGHSTIEVAAYQAAAERGKLHARAQLMPALDALHSITGHASDLHGQGEGNGLDLGIRYGFGDDLVRFGHVKVFMDGSLLGATAAVTEDFCGHENHGNRGYLLDTPESYRERVLGAYRAGWPLALHAIGDAAIDLALELIDEAQKLYGLLQAPCRIEHFGIARPDQVERGAKLGIAVTPQAGFIGPIGDQMMDRVGADREAWLYRGRSIIDSGMILAGSSDLPVADNNLRRGMQSAVDRLTETGRSLAADEAITPEDALRTHTEWAARATGQIGDKGTLERGKLADFAVFSESPVKAANIAEIDVVATVLGGELSYDSRA from the coding sequence GTGAAACTCGATCTGATTATCACCGCGCGCGAGATCATTACGCTCGACCCGGCGCGCCCGACGGCGACCTCGGTCGGCGTGATTGGTGAGCGGATCGTCGGATTCGACGAGGAGATCGCTGGCTTGGACGCCGAGCGCACCCTCGACTACCCCGACGCGACAGTCACCCCGGGACTCATCGACGCGCACTGCCACACCCCCTGGTGGGGGCTTGGGCTCTCCGCGATCGACCTGAGCAAGGCGCGCGGGCTCGACGAGCTGTACGCGCTGGTTCAGGCTGAGGTGGAGCGGCTCGGCGACGATCCACACGCGTGGGTGCACGGCACCGGGTTCAACCAATCGCACCACAGTGGCGAGTTCCCAAACATTGCGCGCCTTGACGAGCTGACGGGCGACCGTCCGCTGTACCTCAGGCACACCTCGGGTCACGCCTCGATTACGAACACGGCGACGCTCAAACTTGTTGGCGCGCTTGAGCCCGGGTTTCAGAACCCGACCGGTGGCGTTGTCGTGCGCGACGAGCAGGGTCATCCAACGGGCGTGGTTGAAGAGGCCGCGCAGGGTCTCGTGCAGGCACTGCTGCTTCCGTACGCCACCGAGCAACTTGTTGGCGCACTCGAGGCGGCGACCGTGCGGTATGCGGCAGAGGGTATTACGAGTTTCTCAGAGGCTGGCGTTGGTGGCGGGTGGATCGGCCACTCGACCATCGAAGTCGCCGCATACCAGGCGGCGGCAGAGCGCGGAAAGTTGCACGCCAGGGCTCAGCTCATGCCAGCGCTCGATGCACTCCACTCGATCACCGGGCACGCGAGCGACCTTCACGGCCAGGGTGAGGGCAACGGCTTAGATCTCGGCATTCGCTACGGGTTCGGCGACGACCTCGTGCGATTTGGTCACGTCAAGGTGTTCATGGACGGGTCGCTGCTCGGCGCAACCGCTGCCGTCACCGAAGATTTCTGCGGGCACGAGAACCATGGCAACCGCGGCTACCTGCTCGACACCCCAGAGTCGTACCGCGAGCGCGTGCTCGGCGCGTATCGAGCTGGCTGGCCGCTTGCGCTCCACGCGATTGGTGACGCCGCGATCGACCTCGCCCTCGAGCTCATCGACGAGGCGCAGAAGCTGTACGGTTTGCTGCAGGCGCCGTGCCGCATCGAGCACTTTGGCATCGCCAGGCCCGACCAGGTCGAGCGCGGCGCGAAGCTCGGCATCGCGGTCACGCCGCAGGCCGGCTTCATTGGGCCTATCGGCGACCAGATGATGGATCGCGTGGGCGCAGACCGTGAAGCCTGGCTCTACCGCGGCCGCTCGATCATCGATTCCGGCATGATCCTTGCGGGGTCGTCGGACCTTCCGGTAGCCGACAACAATCTGCGCCGTGGCATGCAGTCGGCCGTGGACCGCCTCACCGAGACCGGCCGATCGCTCGCGGCCGACGAGGCGATCACGCCCGAAGATGCGTTGCGCACGCATACCGAGTGGGCAGCACGCGCGACCGGGCAGATCGGTGACAAGGGCACGCTCGAGCGTGGCAAGCTTGCCGACTTCGCGGTGTTCTCGGAGTCGCCAGTCAAAGCCGCGAACATCGCTGAGATCGATGTCGTCGCGACGGTGCTCGGCGGAGAACTGAGCTACGACTCACGGGCTTAG
- a CDS encoding thiamine pyrophosphate-dependent enzyme translates to MAQSAGHLIVRTLEAHGVKRVYAVPGESYLDVLDGLHDSGIETVVCRQEGGAGFMALAEGRLTGTPGIAMVTRGPGAANAMIALHTAWQDATALVLFVGLVPVNDREREAFQEFSLTGWFGSTAKRVMTIDDPARAGELTAEAMRIAATGRPGPVVVGLPEDVLVELADRDAAQPIAPVSPTPAQVELDALTARLAKAARPAFVVGGDGWHEGAGRELLDFAEAAGIPVFADWRAYDAVPNEGPAWAGWLGYGRTDAVAAGYGEADLLIFVGCGRADVLSDGYTRGFEAETVLVNVDPNAVMHAGRIDQQVLATPATFAAALSSLDVQAARGERTDAWMAGRADAQAKTAAHRPDASVDGEAQQMDLGVAFGQLDDRLNGEAVLTFGAGNATIWAHRFVRHLTHASLVGARNGAMGLAVPAAVAGSLIFPDRDVVAVCGDGDFFMNGQEIATAVAHGGKPLIIVVDNGIYATIVQHQEAHYPGRPSGTRMSNPDFAEWMRSFGGHGERVERTEEFAPALDRALASDGPALIHILIPDTVMPPAASDVPAEGKAA, encoded by the coding sequence ATGGCGCAGTCGGCTGGTCATCTTATTGTTCGTACTCTTGAGGCTCACGGTGTGAAGCGGGTGTACGCGGTGCCTGGGGAGAGCTACCTTGACGTGCTCGACGGCCTGCACGACTCCGGCATTGAGACCGTGGTGTGCCGCCAAGAAGGCGGGGCTGGGTTCATGGCGCTCGCCGAAGGGCGTCTCACCGGCACCCCGGGTATCGCGATGGTGACGCGTGGGCCGGGTGCTGCGAACGCGATGATTGCTTTGCACACTGCGTGGCAAGACGCGACCGCTCTGGTGCTGTTTGTTGGCCTAGTACCGGTGAATGATCGGGAGCGGGAGGCATTCCAAGAGTTCAGTTTGACGGGCTGGTTTGGGTCGACCGCGAAACGGGTGATGACGATCGATGACCCGGCACGCGCTGGCGAACTCACCGCTGAGGCGATGCGGATCGCGGCCACTGGCCGCCCAGGACCCGTCGTGGTGGGGCTCCCCGAAGATGTGCTCGTTGAGTTGGCGGATCGTGACGCGGCGCAGCCGATCGCGCCGGTGTCGCCTACGCCCGCTCAGGTTGAGCTTGATGCGCTCACGGCCCGTCTCGCGAAAGCTGCGCGGCCCGCGTTCGTCGTCGGCGGTGACGGGTGGCACGAGGGCGCCGGGCGCGAGCTGCTCGATTTTGCTGAGGCTGCGGGTATTCCGGTGTTCGCGGATTGGCGCGCCTACGACGCGGTACCGAACGAGGGCCCGGCCTGGGCCGGGTGGCTCGGCTATGGGCGTACCGACGCGGTCGCCGCGGGTTACGGTGAAGCTGACCTCTTGATCTTTGTTGGCTGCGGCCGTGCTGACGTACTCTCTGACGGGTACACGCGAGGCTTCGAGGCTGAGACCGTGCTGGTGAATGTGGATCCGAACGCGGTGATGCATGCGGGCCGTATTGACCAGCAGGTGCTTGCAACCCCGGCAACGTTCGCTGCGGCGCTTTCATCGCTTGACGTGCAGGCCGCACGCGGTGAGCGCACGGACGCATGGATGGCGGGCCGTGCTGACGCGCAGGCCAAAACCGCAGCACACCGCCCCGACGCAAGTGTCGACGGCGAGGCGCAGCAGATGGATCTCGGCGTTGCGTTCGGTCAGCTCGATGACCGCCTGAACGGTGAGGCAGTGCTCACCTTTGGAGCGGGCAACGCGACGATTTGGGCGCACCGTTTCGTGCGTCACCTCACCCATGCGAGCCTTGTGGGTGCACGCAATGGCGCAATGGGCCTCGCGGTTCCCGCGGCTGTCGCCGGATCCCTTATATTCCCTGACCGTGATGTAGTAGCTGTGTGCGGCGACGGTGACTTCTTCATGAACGGTCAAGAGATCGCGACTGCGGTTGCCCACGGCGGCAAGCCGCTCATTATCGTGGTCGACAACGGCATCTACGCGACGATCGTGCAGCATCAGGAGGCGCATTACCCGGGCCGACCGTCTGGTACGCGCATGTCGAATCCTGACTTTGCTGAGTGGATGCGGTCCTTCGGCGGGCACGGCGAACGGGTTGAACGTACCGAGGAGTTCGCTCCCGCACTCGATCGCGCGCTCGCGTCCGACGGGCCCGCGTTGATCCACATTCTCATACCTGACACCGTGATGCCGCCCGCCGCGAGCGACGTGCCAGCAGAAGGGAAAGCGGCGTGA
- a CDS encoding MFS transporter has translation MSETPTTSSTSTIEYGATAALSEKDANKVVLGALIGTAMEWYDFFLFSAAAALVFNVQYFASENATAAAMASFATFGVGLVARPIGGMIFGAMGDKIGRRKVLMITIVGIGIVTGLIGALPTYAAIGIAAPILLVLLRVLQGLFVGGEWSGAMTIVVENAPLHKRARYAAIPQIGSPIGTILSSGGFFIMTILFSQVNFDAWGWRVPFLAAIPMLLIAVYIRSRLEESPVFRELEELGEVEPAPIRTAFKDSWKQIITGMFVALLGVAGFYLVTAFIVWYGVNVLGYNPSLMLLGSMIGAAVQIPVLIYGGRLGEKFGASKVIIWGGIASAIVSVPSFLMLQSGVGVLVVIAMALAVSILSFPYAASGTVLTGLFSAKTRYTGVGLAQNGAGVMAGFVPLAATALVAGFDNHWWPAAILLIALSLLTALAGWIAPKLSVNLPGFKH, from the coding sequence ATGAGCGAAACACCAACTACATCAAGTACATCAACGATTGAATATGGGGCCACGGCGGCCCTCAGCGAGAAAGACGCGAACAAGGTCGTGCTCGGTGCCCTCATTGGCACCGCGATGGAGTGGTACGACTTCTTCCTCTTCTCAGCCGCTGCCGCGCTCGTATTCAACGTGCAGTACTTCGCGAGTGAGAACGCCACCGCAGCAGCGATGGCTTCGTTCGCAACGTTTGGTGTCGGTCTCGTCGCGCGCCCCATTGGTGGCATGATCTTCGGCGCGATGGGCGACAAGATCGGCCGCCGCAAGGTGCTCATGATCACGATCGTCGGCATCGGTATCGTCACAGGCCTCATCGGTGCACTCCCGACGTATGCCGCTATCGGTATTGCTGCCCCAATCCTCCTCGTGCTCCTGCGCGTGCTCCAAGGCCTCTTCGTGGGTGGCGAGTGGTCGGGCGCTATGACGATCGTTGTTGAGAACGCTCCACTGCACAAGCGCGCACGCTACGCCGCGATCCCACAGATTGGTTCGCCGATCGGCACTATCCTCTCGTCGGGTGGCTTCTTCATCATGACGATTCTCTTTTCGCAGGTGAACTTCGACGCGTGGGGCTGGCGCGTGCCGTTCCTCGCAGCAATCCCGATGCTGCTCATCGCCGTCTACATTCGTTCGCGCCTTGAAGAGTCGCCCGTGTTCCGCGAGCTCGAAGAGCTCGGCGAGGTTGAGCCCGCACCGATTCGCACAGCGTTCAAGGACAGCTGGAAGCAGATCATCACCGGTATGTTCGTAGCGCTCCTCGGCGTCGCTGGCTTCTACCTCGTTACCGCGTTCATCGTTTGGTACGGCGTGAACGTGCTCGGCTACAACCCGTCACTCATGCTCCTCGGCAGCATGATCGGTGCTGCGGTTCAGATTCCAGTGCTCATCTACGGTGGTCGCCTCGGCGAGAAATTCGGCGCGAGCAAGGTCATCATCTGGGGCGGTATCGCGTCGGCGATCGTGTCGGTTCCAAGCTTCCTCATGCTGCAGAGCGGCGTTGGTGTGCTCGTAGTCATCGCGATGGCGCTTGCGGTCTCGATCCTCTCATTCCCATACGCAGCCTCGGGCACGGTGCTTACCGGCCTCTTCTCGGCAAAGACCCGCTACACCGGTGTTGGCCTCGCGCAGAACGGCGCTGGCGTGATGGCTGGCTTCGTGCCGCTCGCCGCAACCGCGCTCGTTGCGGGCTTCGATAACCACTGGTGGCCCGCCGCGATTCTGCTCATTGCGCTCTCGCTGCTCACGGCACTTGCCGGGTGGATCGCACCAAAGCTCAGCGTGAATCTCCCAGGGTTCAAGCACTAA
- a CDS encoding PucR family transcriptional regulator encodes MAPSHTLSAVPAPHDAERWNALLNMLDVEQLTKDFLSVVERVPGYDPAPIPQAELVRTAILSFEALIAGLRAGMLDEEISIAHQVGVSRARAGVPLAALMTAIHNDFTVLWEALIAVSEPEDAKLIVRHTAIVLHTVDQYVRQTQEAYVDEQRRMDEEASSLRQGLIAELFRDPQPPAERLIAIAQVLSIPANARIDVVVALGDDIESLRVFVSESERAGARVYTHHSGDALLAFSHTPVPAGSRLEEVRTQLLAQRVGVNTATNIRTLRETANAARELARLLEPTETGAMDWTRGWARLANRSLLETGTPVISDVTTALDDAGPTERARLEEAVRSYLATGSISESAALLFCHRNTLANRLRRFAEITGVDPLLPTDAARLVVGWA; translated from the coding sequence ATGGCCCCGTCACACACCCTGAGTGCGGTTCCCGCACCCCACGATGCCGAGCGGTGGAACGCACTGTTGAACATGCTCGACGTCGAGCAGCTCACCAAAGACTTCCTCTCCGTCGTCGAGCGTGTTCCGGGCTACGATCCGGCGCCAATCCCACAGGCCGAACTCGTGCGTACGGCCATTCTCTCGTTCGAGGCGCTCATCGCTGGTCTCCGCGCCGGAATGCTCGACGAAGAGATCAGCATCGCGCACCAGGTTGGAGTATCACGGGCCCGGGCAGGAGTGCCGCTCGCGGCGCTCATGACCGCGATCCACAACGACTTCACGGTGCTGTGGGAGGCACTCATTGCCGTGTCTGAACCCGAAGATGCCAAGCTCATCGTGCGGCACACCGCCATTGTGCTGCATACGGTGGATCAGTACGTGCGCCAGACGCAGGAAGCCTACGTTGACGAGCAGCGCCGCATGGACGAAGAAGCGTCGTCGCTGCGGCAGGGGCTCATCGCTGAGTTGTTTCGGGATCCACAACCACCCGCCGAACGCCTGATTGCGATTGCCCAGGTGCTCAGCATACCCGCCAACGCGCGAATCGATGTTGTCGTCGCGCTCGGTGACGACATCGAGTCTCTTCGCGTGTTTGTCTCTGAGAGCGAACGTGCCGGTGCGCGCGTCTACACGCACCACTCGGGTGATGCGCTGCTCGCCTTTTCGCACACGCCCGTTCCTGCGGGGTCGAGGCTTGAGGAGGTGCGTACGCAGCTTCTCGCGCAGCGCGTCGGGGTGAACACCGCGACCAATATTCGGACCCTTCGCGAGACCGCGAACGCTGCCCGAGAGCTTGCGCGGTTGCTCGAACCCACTGAGACAGGCGCGATGGATTGGACTCGCGGCTGGGCCAGACTCGCGAACCGTTCGCTGCTTGAGACTGGAACCCCGGTGATCTCAGACGTGACCACCGCACTCGATGACGCGGGACCGACCGAGCGTGCGCGGCTCGAAGAGGCGGTGCGCAGCTACCTCGCGACCGGCAGCATCAGTGAGTCGGCCGCGCTGCTGTTTTGCCACCGCAACACGCTCGCGAACCGTCTGCGTCGCTTCGCCGAGATCACCGGTGTGGATCCGCTCCTCCCCACCGATGCCGCGAGGCTCGTCGTCGGGTGGGCTTGA
- a CDS encoding chlorohydrolase family protein has product MSGGSQAIRATHALVWEEGQVGGGGFVELRDATVLVSGGEVIDVASGREGDALAGAAESTIDLGESLLMPGLIDLEGLVDIDHLQLDSWWSDAHAARLEWSETYALNLREVLTEAERSTLRRYGLVQLVLHGITSAMPISSEVHGAWAETHDDLLDTARTASELGIRVFLGPSYRSGVHVTRVDGSRAIHWDERRGETGFAEAVRFLDTVSALGDPLVTGVLVPCRVETVSDELLQRTAEVSAERDVLVRVHAAQGLGDELDILQRERGGVTPLELLERVGLLTQRLILAHGVYLDVHPQVHGEDRGDLARLAAAGAHIVHCPLTNARYAFLLERLSQYLEAGVGVALGTDSFPPDLIRAIDTGVQLSKAQHNDLGAGMLAEYVEAATLGGAAALRRPDLGRLSPGAQADMVAFSLSDLRMGVVDDPIRALTLAGTARDAHFSMVAGRVIMRDGRIADLDTEALRAEGQRIFEKLRAAYGERDPLAGAEPTPESELFPPVFPRRAAS; this is encoded by the coding sequence GTGAGCGGTGGATCGCAAGCGATCCGTGCGACGCACGCGCTGGTCTGGGAAGAAGGTCAGGTAGGCGGTGGCGGATTCGTCGAGTTGCGGGATGCCACGGTTCTCGTCTCGGGGGGTGAAGTCATTGATGTCGCCTCGGGGCGAGAGGGGGACGCGCTCGCTGGGGCCGCCGAATCGACGATCGACCTTGGGGAGAGCCTTCTTATGCCGGGCCTCATCGACCTCGAAGGCCTCGTCGATATCGATCACCTCCAACTCGATTCCTGGTGGAGCGACGCTCACGCTGCACGCCTGGAGTGGTCGGAGACATATGCCCTGAACCTTCGTGAAGTGCTCACTGAGGCCGAACGCAGCACCCTTCGTCGCTATGGGCTCGTGCAGCTCGTTCTTCACGGAATTACGAGCGCGATGCCGATCTCGAGCGAGGTGCATGGTGCGTGGGCGGAAACGCACGACGATCTTCTCGACACCGCGCGCACGGCATCTGAGCTCGGTATTCGGGTGTTCCTCGGGCCCTCCTACCGCTCGGGCGTGCACGTCACCCGGGTCGATGGCTCACGCGCCATTCACTGGGACGAGCGGCGCGGCGAGACAGGGTTCGCGGAGGCGGTGCGATTTCTCGACACCGTCAGCGCGCTCGGCGATCCACTCGTAACTGGCGTGCTCGTGCCGTGCCGCGTCGAGACGGTGAGTGATGAGCTGCTGCAGCGCACCGCCGAGGTGTCTGCGGAGCGCGATGTACTCGTGCGGGTGCACGCAGCGCAGGGACTCGGCGATGAGCTCGACATATTGCAGCGCGAGCGCGGCGGGGTGACGCCACTCGAGCTTCTCGAGCGGGTCGGCCTTCTCACCCAGCGCCTGATTCTCGCCCACGGCGTCTATCTCGATGTGCACCCGCAGGTGCACGGTGAGGATCGCGGTGACCTCGCCCGGCTCGCTGCGGCTGGCGCGCACATCGTGCACTGTCCGCTCACGAACGCGCGCTACGCGTTCCTTCTCGAGCGGCTCTCGCAGTACCTAGAGGCTGGAGTCGGGGTCGCGCTCGGCACAGACTCCTTCCCGCCCGACCTCATCCGCGCGATCGATACCGGTGTGCAACTGTCGAAGGCGCAGCACAATGACCTCGGCGCGGGCATGCTCGCTGAGTATGTTGAAGCGGCGACGCTCGGTGGCGCGGCCGCTCTTCGGCGACCTGACCTCGGGCGTCTCAGCCCCGGTGCGCAGGCTGACATGGTCGCTTTCTCGCTGAGTGATCTGCGGATGGGAGTGGTCGACGACCCGATTCGCGCGCTCACTCTGGCCGGAACGGCGAGGGACGCGCATTTCAGTATGGTTGCAGGACGCGTCATCATGCGAGACGGCCGGATTGCCGACCTCGACACGGAGGCACTCCGCGCGGAGGGACAACGGATTTTCGAGAAGCTTCGAGCCGCGTATGGAGAGCGCGACCCGCTCGCAGGCGCGGAACCTACCCCCGAGAGCGAACTCTTTCCCCCGGTGTTCCCGCGGCGCGCAGCGTCTTAA
- a CDS encoding ATP-binding cassette domain-containing protein produces MTIDSRVDGESTRLLSVRDLRKVFPAPRGTKGAEVLAVDGVSFDLEADECLAIVGESGSGKTTVARMIVGLETVTSGTVEVLGQDRTAAPKHLRERRARAREVQYVFQDPYSSLNGRQRIGEVVLNNVRLHADRAISRKELENRGKEILDSVGLPWSFADRFPRELSGGQRQRVAIARALAAEPKVIVLDEAVAALDVSIQAQILNLLADIKAERKVSYLFISHDLAVVHQISDRMIVMENGVVVDAGDTSALLAHPTHPYTRTLRAAVPGPGWRPSRRATLEA; encoded by the coding sequence ATGACTATAGATTCACGAGTCGACGGCGAATCCACGCGACTCCTGAGCGTGCGCGATCTGCGTAAAGTCTTCCCGGCACCCCGCGGCACGAAGGGCGCCGAAGTGCTCGCCGTTGACGGGGTGAGTTTCGACCTCGAGGCTGATGAGTGCCTGGCGATCGTCGGCGAGTCGGGCTCTGGAAAGACGACGGTTGCGCGCATGATCGTCGGCCTCGAAACCGTGACGAGCGGCACCGTCGAGGTGCTCGGGCAGGATCGCACCGCCGCGCCGAAGCACCTCCGGGAGCGGCGCGCCCGCGCACGCGAGGTGCAGTATGTCTTTCAGGATCCCTACTCGTCGCTCAACGGTCGGCAGCGAATCGGCGAGGTTGTGCTCAACAATGTGCGCTTGCATGCGGATCGCGCAATCTCTCGCAAGGAACTCGAGAATCGCGGCAAGGAGATTCTCGATTCCGTCGGGTTGCCCTGGTCGTTTGCCGATCGGTTTCCACGGGAACTCTCTGGCGGACAGCGGCAACGCGTGGCGATAGCTCGCGCGCTCGCCGCAGAGCCGAAGGTGATCGTGCTTGACGAAGCGGTAGCGGCGCTCGACGTGTCGATCCAGGCGCAGATCCTCAATCTCCTCGCGGATATTAAGGCGGAGCGTAAGGTGAGCTATTTGTTCATTTCTCACGACCTCGCGGTCGTTCATCAGATTTCCGATCGGATGATCGTGATGGAGAACGGTGTTGTCGTCGACGCTGGAGACACGAGCGCGCTTCTCGCGCACCCGACCCATCCCTACACCCGAACCCTACGCGCCGCCGTGCCGGGGCCTGGCTGGCGACCGTCGCGCAGAGCGACATTGGAGGCGTAG